AGCCATGCGGACGCAGAGCCTGCAGTGGGGAACGCCAGCGCAGacccctccagcagcctgccccccccGGAGCGGGGCTGCGCCTGGAGCCCCCAGGCCGAGGGCGGCGAGGAGCCCCTGCGACTGCCCACCTTCTCCCCCGCTGCCCAGGCCCGCGTGGCCGTCACCTTCCTCCTCTTCGCCCTCTCCGCCGGCTGCAACCTGGCGGtgctgcgggcggcggggggccggcggggtgGCCGGCGGTCCCACAtccgcctgctgctgctgcacctggCGGCCGCCGACCTGCTGGTGACGGTGGCGGTGATGCCGCTGGATGCCGTCTGGAACATCACGCTGCAGTGGCGGGCGGGCGACCTGGCCTGCCGCCTCCTCATGTACGTCCGGCTGCTGGCCATGTACGCCTCCGCCTTCGTCACCGTCGTCATCAGCCTGGACCGGCAGGCTGCCATCCTGCGCCCGCTGGCCATCGCCCGTGCCCGGAGGAGGAACCGCATCATGCTCTACGTCGCCTGGCTCCTCAGTGCCGGGCTCTCGGTGCCGCAGGTACCCGTCCCCGGGGCTCCTCTCCAGCCCGTGCCCCGTGGCAGATGCCCACCTGccccccagggtgcccccgggGCTGGTGCCGCCGCAAACCCtgcaggatggggatggagaaggcTTGGAGGGAGGCAGCCGAGCCGGGCAGTGAAGGAGGGGCTGTGGCATCGTGCCCCCTCCATCTCAGCCCCCGCCCTGCTGtgtgccccagccccgggcagtgGGGAGCGGAGCTGGCGCAGGGACCCAGTCCCACGGGCAGGGTCTGACCCTGTGGCTCCGGTGGTCCCCGGCTCCAGAGCCCGGTACCCTGCCTTGGGAAGGCGCGGGGTCCCCCATCACCCCgcggccctggggagggggctgccatcccacctctgctctgcctccagctgtTCCTCTTCCGCACCGTCACCCTCCGCCCCCCGCACAACTTCACCCAGTGCACCACGCGGGGCAGCTTCCCCCGGCCCTGGCACGAGACTCTCTACAACATGCTCGGCTTCAcctgcctcttcctgctgccgCTGCTCATCATGGTCTGCTGCTACGCGCGCATCCTCCTGGAGATCTCCCGGCGCATGGGCTCCAGCCTCTGTGAGTGCCCAGGCACCCGGCTGCCACGTCCCCGTGCCTGGGGGGCTTTGCAGGGACCCTGGGATGGGGGGAACAGAGGGGAGCTCTGGCTGGGGCTGtgtggggacccccccagccctccctcaggGCATGGGGTCCCTGTCCCAGCCGGGCTGCTAAGCATCCCCCACTCCGGGCTGTGCCCCCCAGTCTCCTCCCGGGACATGTCGCTGCGGTGCTCCAGGAACAACATCCCGCGGGCACGGCTGCGCATGCTGAAGATGAGCCTGGTCATCGTCTCCTCCTTCATCCTCTGCTGGACCCCCTACTACCTGCTGGGGCTGTGGTACTGGTTCTGCCCGCGGGCCATGGAGAAGAGGGTCTCGCCAGCCCTCGCCCACATCCTCTTCATCTTCGGCCTCTTCAACGCGTGCCTGGACCCCATCACCTACGGGCTCTTCACCATCCCTTtccggaggggctggggctgcccctgtgGGCATGGCCCCGAGCCCCAGCCGCCCTCCCCGGCCACCGGCTCCTTCCGCTGCTCGGCCTCCTCCCTGCCACGCAAGCGGGGTGTcccgggggcgcgggggcagcgggtgcccgccgggccggggctgcctgcCAGGGCCGGCTCCTGCCAGAGCAGCTCCCTGTGAGCCGGGCACGGCCCCGCGCCCATGGGGGTGCCCCGGGGTGCTCAGCAGGCACCGAGGCTGCGGGCAGGAGGGGACCGGTGGCAGGACAGCGAGGGCAGCACGGGCTTGGTGGGGACGGGGTCACTGCCGCTCTTTTCCCACACCCCGAAGTGCCTCtgtgggctgcggggctggctTTTGGGGGCCCCCCCAGTCCCCTCTCTGTGCCTGCCCAGCCCTGcacagctgctggagcagagcccagcccagcaaTAAAGAGTCCCGCAGCCACCTCCTGTCCTGCCCGTGTCCCCAGCCATGAGCCGGGCTGGGGTCCCCAGAGCCAGCGCTGCTGGGACGGGTGGGTGGGAGCCCCAACCCTGGGGGTGGCTGCTCCAGAGCTGGTCCTGGCTGCTCCGGTCTCTGCCACCGGGGGGTCCCATGGCCCCCAGGGATGGGCAGCTCCGAGGGTGTCCCGCACAGTGCCCAGGGCTGGGTGCTACCCTCTCTGCGGCGGCTGCGGGGGCTTTTTGTCCCCGTGG
The sequence above is drawn from the Rissa tridactyla isolate bRisTri1 chromosome 9, bRisTri1.patW.cur.20221130, whole genome shotgun sequence genome and encodes:
- the LOC128914917 gene encoding gonadotropin-releasing hormone II receptor-like, yielding MAGPGGAGQDTLAGGRSHADAEPAVGNASADPSSSLPPPERGCAWSPQAEGGEEPLRLPTFSPAAQARVAVTFLLFALSAGCNLAVLRAAGGRRGGRRSHIRLLLLHLAAADLLVTVAVMPLDAVWNITLQWRAGDLACRLLMYVRLLAMYASAFVTVVISLDRQAAILRPLAIARARRRNRIMLYVAWLLSAGLSVPQLFLFRTVTLRPPHNFTQCTTRGSFPRPWHETLYNMLGFTCLFLLPLLIMVCCYARILLEISRRMGSSLFSSRDMSLRCSRNNIPRARLRMLKMSLVIVSSFILCWTPYYLLGLWYWFCPRAMEKRVSPALAHILFIFGLFNACLDPITYGLFTIPFRRGWGCPCGHGPEPQPPSPATGSFRCSASSLPRKRGVPGARGQRVPAGPGLPARAGSCQSSSL